A stretch of Triticum aestivum cultivar Chinese Spring chromosome 1D, IWGSC CS RefSeq v2.1, whole genome shotgun sequence DNA encodes these proteins:
- the LOC123181234 gene encoding accelerated cell death 11, with amino-acid sequence MPMGSNEADKPLRRIGASFEQLAAVAKQQQQPAMAAGDFSRACSNVSVLFCCLGIAFKFAEMDYVAKVAATTKKTPNSCTPNYPTRACRRSCCVKSTTSPCMLTRTMTGLRTDDSATNKL; translated from the exons ATGCCGATGGGGTCCAACGAGGCGGACAAGCCGCTGCGGCGGATCGGCGCGTCGTTCGAGCAGCTCGCGGCCgtcgccaagcagcagcagcagcccgcGATGGCGGCGGGGGACTTCTCACGCGCCTGCTCCAACGTCTCCGTCCTCTTCTGCTGCCTCGGCATCGCCTTCAAGTTTGCGGAGATGGACTACGTAGCCAAG GTCGCGGCGACCACCAAGAAGACACCCAACTCCTGCACCCCGAACTACCCTACCCGAGCCTGCCGTCGCAGCTGCTGTGTCAAGTCCACAACATCACCATGCAT GCTGACAAGGACAATGACAGGTCTACGCACAGATGACTCTGCAACCAATAAACTCTAA